One window from the genome of Zerene cesonia ecotype Mississippi chromosome 1, Zerene_cesonia_1.1, whole genome shotgun sequence encodes:
- the LOC119829197 gene encoding uricase: MPWTSTNRIYAKPNSSSGEGIPSLPASGATAAATAAADTGGRFELSDHGYGKSSVKLLHVHRDGDIHSIREFEVSTELKLTSESAYIVGDNKEVVATDSQKNTVYVLAKKHGIKTPEEFGAVVVNHFLYTYRQVVEAKCHVTEYPWERLQAGAPHNHAFIFSPIATRWCEVSQARHEAVKVKSGLSGLRVLKTTQSAFVDFVQDEYTTLSDAAERIFSTVVEAEWTYDNMRTADFDNAWLTVKDAILDKFAGPPDVGIYSPSVQHTLYQAEKTVLEKVSEITWIRMTMPNKHYLNIDVSKFPANVTKGDPRHYIYQPIDKPAGLIYAQLRRRPKSHL; encoded by the exons atgccGTGGACAAGTACTAACAg AATTTATGCGAAACCTAACTCGAGTTCGGGTGAAGGTATTCCATCATTGCCAGCCAGTGGCGCCACAGCGGCGGCCACCGCTGCAGCTGACACTGGTGGACGCTTTGAACTCAGTGACCATGGATATGGAAAAAGCTCAGTAAAATTACTTCACGTACACAGAGATGGTGATATTCATTCCATAAGAGAATTCGAAGTTTCCACAGAACTTAAACTCACTTCAGAATCGGCATATATCGTTGGCGACAATAAGGAAGTTGTCGCCACTGACTCTCAGAAGAATACAGTTTACGTTCTCGCTAAAAAGCATGGCATAAAAACTCCTGAAGAGTTCGGTGCTGTGGTTGTGAATCATTTTCTTTATACGTATAGGCAAGTTGTAGAAGCCAAGTGCCATGTAACAGAATATCCCTGGGAGAGACTACAGGCTGGTGCGCCTCATAACCATGCTTTCATATTTTCACCAATTGCGACGAGATGGTGTGAAGTTTCACAGGCTAGACATG AGGCGGTAAAAGTGAAATCTGGCTTAAGTGGTCTACGAGTATTGAAGACTACTCAGTCAGCATTTGTGGACTTCGTTCAAGATGAATATACAACACTTTCCGATGCCGCAGAGAGAATATTCAG TACCGTTGTTGAAGCAGAATGGACCTATGATAACATGAGAACAGCAGACTTTGACAACGCATGGTTGACAGTCAAAGATGCGATCCTGGACAAATTCGCCGGACCTCCGGACGTTGGCATATACTCTCCCTCAGTACAACACACGCTGTATCAAGCCGAGAAAACTGTTTTAGAAAAAGTGTCTGAG ATAACATGGATAAGAATGACTATGCCCAATAAACATTATCTAAATATCGACGTTTCGAAATTCCCCGCCAACGTGACGAAGGGAGACCCCCGCCATTACATCTACCAACCTATAGACAAGCCCGCAGGCCTTATCTACGCGCAGCTACGCCGTAGACCGAAGAGTCACTTGTGA